The following coding sequences are from one Musa acuminata AAA Group cultivar baxijiao chromosome BXJ1-6, Cavendish_Baxijiao_AAA, whole genome shotgun sequence window:
- the LOC103989484 gene encoding pentatricopeptide repeat-containing protein At2g22070-like: MCFSAPMSLNLLQSIPSQPSLADFYASALQTCLRTENLSVGRSIHAHVIKAGLQLGIYLANNLICLYAKFGVCEDAHHVFDEMPIKDAFSWNTVLSMYAKHRMIRMANNMFDKMPQKDSVSWTTMIVGLNLMGQFERAVCMFSDMIRIRAPPSRFILTNVLSSCAVLEALDFGKEVHSFVVKLGLGGVVSIANSLINMYGKSGDVDTAKAVFNGMTLRSVSSWNSMISLFAQSGRMDLAREKFEEMTDHNIVSWSAIIAGYNQNNLNKEALELFSRMLNDQSAVPDNFTLTSALAACAYLGKLELGKQIHSHILRTAVPCHGQVRNALISMYSKSSGVEMARRVFKQTMVSDLNVIAFTSLLEGYVKLGDLQPAREIFDSMKYHDVIAWTAMIVGYVQNGLNSEAMELFRLMIDKGPKPNSYTLAAMLKACSSWTSLDQGKQIHCKAIRSEGLSVSVSNSLITMYARSGSIAGAKRVFNQICQSKETFLWTSMIIALAQHGLGEEAIGLFEKMINIGVRPDDITYVGVISACTHAGLVAKGKHYFRQMQTKHMIQPTQSHHTCMIDMLARAGLLQEAQEFINMMPMEADAIAWGSLLSACKVHKDANMAKIAAEKLLAIDPDNSGAYSVLASVYSACGRWDDAAKIWKLMKDKGVKKEQGFSWINNE, translated from the coding sequence ATGTGCTTCTCAGCCCCAATGTCTCTCAATCTGCTTCAATCGATCCCTTCCCAGCCATCGCTTGCTGACTTCTATGCTTCTGCCCTTCAGACGTGCCTACGGACGGAGAACCTCTCCGTGGGGAGATCCATCCACGCCCATGTCATCAAAGCCGGGCTCCAACTTGGTATCTACCTTGCCAACAATCTCATATGCCTTTACGCCAAGTTTGGGGTTTGCGAAGATGCCCACCATGTTTTCGATGAGATGCCCATCAAGGACGCGTTCTCGTGGAATACGGTCTTGTCTATGTATGCAAAACATCGAATGATTCGCATGGCGAACAATATGTTCGATAAAATGCCCCAAAAGGACTCGGTTTCTTGGACCACAATGATTGTTGGACTGAATCTAATGGGTCAATTTGAACGGGCGGTTTGCATGTTTTCTGACATGATTCGGATCAGGGCTCCGCCATCACGGTTCATATTAACCAATGTGCTTTCGTCATGTGCGGTCCTTGAGGCGTTGGATTTCGGTAAGGAGGTGCATTCTTTTGTGGTTAAGCTCGGGCTTGGTGGTGTTGTTTCTATCGCCAATTCCCTTATCAACATGTATGGAAAGTCCGGTGATGTAGATACCGCAAAGGCTGTTTTCAATGGGATGACACTGAGGAGTGTATCGAGTTGGAATTCTATGATTTCCTTGTTTGCTCAGTCTGGAAGGATGGATCTTGCTCGGGAAAAATTTGAGGAAATGACTGACCATAATATTGTTTCTTGGAGTGCAATCATTGCAGGGTACAATCAGAATAACTTGAATAAGGAGGCACTGGAGTTGTTCTCGAGGATGCTTAATGATCAATCTGCAGTCCCTGATAATTTCACGTTAACCAGTGCTCTAGCTGCTTGTGCTTACCTTGGGAAACTGGAACTGGGAAAGCAGATTCATTCACACATCTTAAGAACTGCAGTTCCATGTCATGGGCAGGTTAGGAATGCTTTGATCTCAATGTACTCCAAGTCCAGTGGGGTTGAAATGGCTCGAAGGGTCTTCAAACAAACCATGGTTTCTGATCTCAATGTAATAGCCTTTACTTCACTCCTTGAGGGTTATGTTAAGCTTGGAGACTTGCAACCAGCTAGAGAAATCTTTGACTCAATGAAGTATCATGATGTTATTGCTTGGACAGCTATGATTGTGGGGTACGTGCAAAATGGTTTAAATAGTGAAGCTATGGAACTTTTTAGGTTGATGATTGACAAAGGTCCTAAGCCGAACAGTTACACTCTGGCCGCAATGCTGAAGGCTTGTTCCAGCTGGACATCCTTGGATCAAGGCAAGCAGATTCATTGTAAAGCTATCAGATCGGAGGGGCTGTCAGTTTCTGTAAGCAATTCCCTTATTACCATGTATGCTAGATCTGGAAGCATCGCAGGAGCAAAGAGAGTGTTCAATCAGATTTGTCAGAGTAAGGAAACTTTTTTATGGACTTCAATGATCATAGCTTTGGCTCAACATGGACTAGGAGAAGAAGCTATAGGCTTGTTTGAAAAGATGATCAACATAGGTGTGAGACCTGACGATATAACATATGTTGGTGTTATTTCAGCTTGTACACATGCAGGACTGGTAGCAAAAGGGAAACATTATTTTCGACAGATGCAGACGAAACATATGATCCAACCCACACAGAGCCATCATACATGCATGATTGATATGCTTGCACGTGCTGGTTTACTTCAGGAAGCCCAAGAGTTTATAAACATGATGCCAATGGAAGCAGATGCTATAGCATGGGGGTCGCTTCTGTCTGCTTGTAAAGTTCATAAAGATGCTAACATGGCAAAGATTGCAGCAGAAAAATTACTGGCTATTGATCCTGATAACAGTGGTGCTTATTCTGTGCTTGCTAGTGTATATTCTGCATGTGGAAGATGGGATGATGCTGCTAAGATTTGGAAGCTAATGAAGGATAAAGGAGTGAAAAAGGAGCAAGGATTTAGCTGGATAAACAATGAATAA
- the LOC135677551 gene encoding chaperone protein dnaJ 20, chloroplastic-like — protein MKEDKEKHTSSLSMDASRLCNSITLQMSAASSAGRRSNSSSFTCRAHQARMGRPAAANFYQVLALEPENAGADAVKRAYRSLALRHHPDVCPPSGKEEATRTFVEIQRAYEILSDPVLREEYDHQLGLVGSAKQRDQRDEERRRVYPKEVWMEQLRELKSRSMSRMGKKKLECL, from the coding sequence ATGAAGGAAGACAAAGAGAAGCACACTTCTTCGCTTTCCATGGACGCTTCTCGTCTCTGCAACTCCATCACCCTGCAGATGAGTGCAGCGTCGTCCGCCGGGAGGCGTTCCAACAGCAGCAGCTTCACGTGCAGAGCTCATCAGGCGAGGATGGGAAGGCCTGCAGCAGCCAATTTCTACCAAGTCCTCGCGCTCGAACCGGAGAACGCCGGGGCTGATGCCGTCAAGAGAGCATACCGAAGCCTGGCGCTTCGCCACCACCCTGATGTCTGCCCACCGTCGGGGAAGGAGGAGGCGACGAGGACGTTCGTCGAGATCCAGAGGGCTTACGAGATCCTCTCCGATCCAGTTCTACGTGAGGAGTATGATCATCAGTTGGGGTTGGTTGGTTCAGCTAAGCAAAGAGACCAAAGAGACGAAGAACGAAGAAGAGTGTATCCTAAAGAAGTGTGGATGGAGCAGCTCAGGGAGCTCAAATCTAGGTCAATGAGTCGCATGGGAAAGAAGAAACTGGAGTGCCTGTAA